TCGCGCAGCAGCAGCGGGCACGAGGTGTAGCCGTCGAACTTCTGCGTGGGCTCGCGGCCGGCGATGACGTCGAGCAGGTTGTTCACCACCAGCGGGGTGCTCTTCTTCACCGTCGCCGCGGTCTTGCCCTTGGGCGTGCCGTTGATGTCGCCGATCCCGAACACGTTGGGGAAGCGGCGGTGGCGCAGGGTCTCCTTGTCCACCTCGAGCCAGCCGCCCGCGGCAAAGCCGCCTTCCTTCCACGACAGCGGGCTGTTCTTCACCACGTCGGGCGCACGCATCGGCGGCACGACGTGGATGAAGTCGTAGTCGAGCGCGCTGCGTTCGCCCTCGGGACTGGCGAAGGTGGCGCGGCGGGCGCCGATGTCGATCGCCACCAGCTTGCTGTTGAAGGTGACCGGCACGCCCAGCTTCTCCCAGCGTGCGAGCACCTCCTGGTTGATGCGTGGCACGCTGAAGATGTTGTCGAGCGCCGAGTGGAACTCCACCTGCGACCGCTCGCGCGTGCCCGCCTGGCGGAGGCGGTCCACGACCATGAAGGTCATCTTCAGCGGCGCGCCGGCGCACTTGAGCGGCGTCGCGGGCAGGGTCATCAGCGCCTTGCCGCCTTTCTGGCGGTACGCGTCCATCGCCCGCCAGGTGGCTTCGGCGGCCTGCGGGCTCGGATAGACGCAACCCAGGCCGTTGCTGCCGATGGCCGCGACGTCCATGCCCTCGATCTGGCCGAAGTCGATCTGCAGGCCGGTGGCGACGATCAGGTAGTCGTATTCGATGCGACGCCCGCTGTCGGTGACGACCGCGTTGGCCTCGGGATCGAACTCGGCGACCATTTCCCTGACCCACTCCACGCCCCCGGGGATCAGGTCGGCATTGCGGTCGCTGACCTTCTCGACCGGCCATATCCCGGTGGCGACCAGGGTGTAGCCGGGCTGGTAGTTGTGGATCTCCTTGCGGTCCACGATCGTGATCCGGGCGCCGTCGAGCTCGCGTGCGAGCCGGCTGGCCGCGGCAAGTCCACCCAGGCCGCTGCCGGCGATGACGATGCGCGCGGAGGTCTTCAGTGCCGCCCGCGCGGGCGCTGCACCGACCGTCAGGCTGGTGCCGGCGACGACCGGCAGCACGGAAGCCCCGAACAGCAGGCGGCGGCGTCCGGCGTCCACCGACGATACGGCCGGGGCGAGCGGCGCGGTCGAGGGCGATGCGGCGGGGTGTTCAGGCATGTGCGACATGTTCGTCTCCTTCCCGGGGTGGGTGCGGTGCTCGATTCACGGCCTCTGCATTTGTGCTCTTTGTTAAATCATATGAGCACTTTCTGAAATAGCCATAAGCTCGACTGGGCTTTGTGACCGTGGTCACAAAGCCCAGCGGGATAGGGGAAGCTCATCCGGTAAAGCGTGCGATTCCGGTCGTCAGGGCTTCGTCTCGCCGTGCCCAGACTGCCCGCGAGATCTGGTTGGCAAAGTCTTGGCTGGTCGCGACCTCGCAGGGCGCCGCTCTTACAGCAGGTCGATCGGGATCTTCAGGTAACGGACGCCGTTGTCCTCCGCCGGCGGCAGATTGCCGGCACGCACATTGACCTGGATCGCCGGCAGGATCAGCGTCGGCATGGCGAGCGTGCGGTCGCGCGCGGTGCGCATGGCTACGAAGTCGGCCTCGGCCACCCCGTCATGGACGTGGATGTTCTTCGCCCGCTGCTCGGCCACCGTGGTTTCCCACACCGGCGCGCGGTCGTCGGGCGGATAGTCGTGGCACAGGTGCAGGCGTGTCTCGGGCGGTAGCGATAGCAGCTTGCGGATCGAGCGGAACAGCGTGGCCGCGTCCCCGCCGGGGAAGTCGCAGCGCGCGGTGCCGTAGTCGGGCATGAACAGGGTGTCGCCGACGAAGGCGTCCTGGCCGACGACGTAGGTCAGGCAGGCCGGCGTGTGGCCGGGCGTATGCATCACCTCGACCTCGAGCTCGCCGATGCGGAAGCGCTCGCCGTCCTCGAACAGGTGGTCGAACTCGGCGCCATCGCTGTTCATGTCCCTGGCGTTGAAGACGTCCTTGAACACGGCCTGCACCTGGCGGATGTGCACGCCGATGGCGATCCTGCCGCCGAGCTGTCGCTTCAGATAGGGCGCAGCCGACAGGTGGTCGGCGTGGGCGTGGGTCTCGAGCACCCAGTCCACGTGCAGCCCCGCTTGACGCACGTAGGCGATGACTGCGTCGGCGGAGGCGCGCGAGGTGCGCCCCGACTTTGGATCGTAGTCGAGCACGCTGTCGATGATCGCGGCGCGCGCCGTCGCGGGGTCGGACACGACGTGGGTGACGGTATTGGTGGCCGCGTCGAAGAAGGACCGGATGTCTGCCTGGGGCATGGGGGCGCTGCTCATGTCGGCTCGTGGCGGGGTGCAGCGCTCACTCGGGTACGCAGATCTGTTTTCGGCTGGCGGCGAGCAGGGTCTTGAAGGCCAGCAGCGCGACGACGCCGCTCAGTACCGCGAGCATCAGCCATGATAGTCCCGCGTAGAACACCTGGCCGCTGCGGGCACTCATCTCGAAGGTGGCGATCGGCACGATGATGTTGCCCACGACCGGGATGAACCAGGCCGGGTTGGCGTGCTTGATGTCGTAGTGGGTGTGATGGATCCAGCTGCTCATGGCGAACAGCGTGAAAATGAGATGCACCGCGGCACCGATGCCCCACATCCATCGCGCGCCGGCCGGGGCATCCTGCGCCCAGCCGATCGACAGCAGCAGCAGGCCGATGGAGATGGCGGGGAAGAAGTTCAGGCGTATCGGATGGGCGCGGTCGGCCTTCACCGCCTCGGGGTGTCGCAGCAGCTTGGCGCCGTACATCAGCAGCAGGAACAGGTACAGCGCGCTCGCCAGCCAGCGCAGCGCGACGCCGATCTCGACCGGCACGCCGCCGGTGTGATGGGCCTTGAGCCAGGCGATAGTGAGGCCCGCAATGCCCATCACGGTGGAGAACAGGGCGACCGGGAAATGCGCCAGCCGTACGTGATGCGACGTCGTAGCGGTCGAGGTGGCGGAAGCGTTGGCGTGCATGCGTCGTCCTTGCCGAGAGGGCCTATCAATGGGAGTGAGCGCAGCAAACTACGTGCCATCGCCGGGCAATGTCCAGAGTGCCGAATAAAGTTAAATAAAATCAGTGGAAAGGAAGTACTCTTCGGTGATCCTCAGTCCTGCCTCGACGGGTTGTGCGCTGCCATGCGTCACCGACTGTGGCATTCATGTCAGCTCGCGAGTGGCGGCGCGACCTTGATCATCCGCCACTCGCCCCTGCTCAGAACGCGAGCTTCACGCCGACCGTGAGGTTGCGGCCATCGAGCGGCGCAGCGTTCTTGATGAACGAGGTGTGCGCGTAGGCCAGCTGGTTGCCGAGGTTGTTGCCCTTGACGTAGAGCTGCCAGGGCGTGCCCTTGTAGAGGCCGCCGTAGCTCAGGCCGACACTGACCATGTTGTAGCCTGGCGTCTCAAGCTCGAACTCGGCGATATCGTCCTGGCGACCGACGCGATAGACCTCGGCCTCGGCACGCCAGGCGTTCCATTTGGCATCCAGCCGCAGGCCGACGCGATGTGCCGGGATGCGCGGCAGGTCGCGGTCGCCGTCGCCGGCCTCGAGCTTGGCGCGCACGTAGTCGCCGAACAGGGTCAGGCCGAAGGTGGCGTCGAGCTGCTGGCGGATGGCGCCCTCGATGCCGGTGAAGCTGGCGTCGCGCTGGGCGTACTCGATGAGCTGGAAGTCCTCGTAGGCGTCGAGCGTGCGGGCGTGGATGTAGTCGTCGATGCGGTTGTGGAACACGCTGACGGAGAAGGTGGTGGGACCGGCGAGCTTGCGCAGCGTCAGGTCGACGTTGTTGGCCGTTTCCGCCTTCAGCTCGGGGGTGCCGCGTTCCCAGGTGCTGGTCGCCATGTGCAGGCCGCGCGCATAGAGCTCCTCGGCCGTCGGCAGGCGCCGGGTGCGGGACAGCGTCATGCCCAGGCTGTACTGCGGGGCGAAGTCCCACACCGCGCCCAGCGACACGGAGTTGCCATGGTGGTTGCGGTCGCGCTGGGTGCTGCTGTCAACTTCGATGTCCTGCCATTCGTGACGCAGGCCGGCTTCGAAGCGCCAGTCGGCCAGGGTGTATTCCTCGATCACGAAGGCCGCGTGCTTGATCGTCACGGTGGGGGGCACATAGGCTTCGTCGCCATCGGCGTGGAAGTCGCGGCGGCCCGTCTGCAGGCCCATCACGCCGCGCCAGCCGCCGAGCGGCGCATGTTCGAGTTCGACGCGGGCATCGCTGGCCTTGCTGCGGAACCGGGTGCCGACGCTGTCGATCCCTTCGTCCTGCTCGATCTCGTCGTGGCCGTAATCGGTGTAGGACGCGCGCAGGCGGGCGCGGGTGAAGCCGGCGAAGGGCTCCAGCAGTTCGCCGCGCAGGTCCCAGCGTTCGCTGTCGAGCTTCACGTACGGGGTGGCGCCGTGTTCGTCGTGTTCATGCTCGTGCCCGTCTTCCTCGCCGTGGAGGCCGCAATGCAGACGGTCGCCGTCCGGGTGGCAGGCCTCGTATTCATCGCTGTGCCCGGGTAGCCCGTACTCGTTCTGTTGACGGGTATAGGCGAGGCCGAGATAGCCGCGTGCGCCCACCCATGACACGCCGAGGCTGCTGGTCTCGGTCTGGTTGTGGCTGCCGTCGACCCGGCTGTGGTCCCAGCCGCTGCCGACACGGTAGTCGCGCGCGTCGCGCTTGAGCCCTTCGGCGTGGAAGGCGAGGTTGCCGCTGCCCGCGGTGACTTCGAACGCGCCGGCGACGCCATTCGCGACACTGTCGGCGCGCAGTTCCACGCTGCCTTCGACCCCGCGTTCGGGGACCGCGGTGGGGACGCGCTTGTCGAGCACATTCACCACGCCGCCGATCGCGCCGCCGCCATAGGCCAGCGCGGACGGGCCGCGCAGCACCTCGATCTGTTCGCTCAGTATCGGTTCGAGCGCCACTGCGTGGTCGGGGCTGATCGTGGATGCGTCCATGATCTCGCTGCCGTCCGACAGCAGCTTGACGCGCGGACCATCCATGCCGCGGATGATGGGCCGGCTGGCGCCAGCGCCGAAGTGGCTGGCGGCGATGCCGGGTTCGCCGGCCAGCGTCTCGCCGAGCGTGGCGGCACGACGGCGCACGAGTTCGTCGCCGGCGAGCACGCTGACCGGGGTGCTCATCTGATCGCTGCCGAGCGCGAGCGCGCTGGCCGAGACCGTGACCGGGGCAAGCGCGGTGTCGTCCGCGTACGCGACGGCGGGCCCGAAAGCGAGGGCGAGGCTCAGCATGAGCGGGGTGGGGGTGGTTTGAAGCCTGGACATCGGTGTTCTTCCTTCGTGTTTGGTTTGCGCAAGG
This genomic stretch from Thauera sp. GDN1 harbors:
- a CDS encoding TonB-dependent receptor, giving the protein MSRLQTTPTPLMLSLALAFGPAVAYADDTALAPVTVSASALALGSDQMSTPVSVLAGDELVRRRAATLGETLAGEPGIAASHFGAGASRPIIRGMDGPRVKLLSDGSEIMDASTISPDHAVALEPILSEQIEVLRGPSALAYGGGAIGGVVNVLDKRVPTAVPERGVEGSVELRADSVANGVAGAFEVTAGSGNLAFHAEGLKRDARDYRVGSGWDHSRVDGSHNQTETSSLGVSWVGARGYLGLAYTRQQNEYGLPGHSDEYEACHPDGDRLHCGLHGEEDGHEHEHDEHGATPYVKLDSERWDLRGELLEPFAGFTRARLRASYTDYGHDEIEQDEGIDSVGTRFRSKASDARVELEHAPLGGWRGVMGLQTGRRDFHADGDEAYVPPTVTIKHAAFVIEEYTLADWRFEAGLRHEWQDIEVDSSTQRDRNHHGNSVSLGAVWDFAPQYSLGMTLSRTRRLPTAEELYARGLHMATSTWERGTPELKAETANNVDLTLRKLAGPTTFSVSVFHNRIDDYIHARTLDAYEDFQLIEYAQRDASFTGIEGAIRQQLDATFGLTLFGDYVRAKLEAGDGDRDLPRIPAHRVGLRLDAKWNAWRAEAEVYRVGRQDDIAEFELETPGYNMVSVGLSYGGLYKGTPWQLYVKGNNLGNQLAYAHTSFIKNAAPLDGRNLTVGVKLAF
- a CDS encoding FAD/NAD(P)-binding oxidoreductase, translating into MSHMPEHPAASPSTAPLAPAVSSVDAGRRRLLFGASVLPVVAGTSLTVGAAPARAALKTSARIVIAGSGLGGLAAASRLARELDGARITIVDRKEIHNYQPGYTLVATGIWPVEKVSDRNADLIPGGVEWVREMVAEFDPEANAVVTDSGRRIEYDYLIVATGLQIDFGQIEGMDVAAIGSNGLGCVYPSPQAAEATWRAMDAYRQKGGKALMTLPATPLKCAGAPLKMTFMVVDRLRQAGTRERSQVEFHSALDNIFSVPRINQEVLARWEKLGVPVTFNSKLVAIDIGARRATFASPEGERSALDYDFIHVVPPMRAPDVVKNSPLSWKEGGFAAGGWLEVDKETLRHRRFPNVFGIGDINGTPKGKTAATVKKSTPLVVNNLLDVIAGREPTQKFDGYTSCPLLLREGAALLVEFDYENRLIPSLPMIDPLQDSYFAWVMKYRLLKPAYMAVAKGRV
- a CDS encoding MBL fold metallo-hydrolase, with protein sequence MSSAPMPQADIRSFFDAATNTVTHVVSDPATARAAIIDSVLDYDPKSGRTSRASADAVIAYVRQAGLHVDWVLETHAHADHLSAAPYLKRQLGGRIAIGVHIRQVQAVFKDVFNARDMNSDGAEFDHLFEDGERFRIGELEVEVMHTPGHTPACLTYVVGQDAFVGDTLFMPDYGTARCDFPGGDAATLFRSIRKLLSLPPETRLHLCHDYPPDDRAPVWETTVAEQRAKNIHVHDGVAEADFVAMRTARDRTLAMPTLILPAIQVNVRAGNLPPAEDNGVRYLKIPIDLL